A window of Anolis sagrei isolate rAnoSag1 chromosome 13, rAnoSag1.mat, whole genome shotgun sequence contains these coding sequences:
- the DRAXIN gene encoding draxin — translation MAASLISISAVVVLCLLTFDPANSSNPKTVAISSLPEVSNTFPDREDWTPEMRGARQWHHRQHQEDPPRGNSRPAGLRQKEAFLGFGGENHAPGAERAGKAHREQRRHGRRDRMGHHRGTPSALFRRPAEVDDERLQALPLEGSSGGSAPPSVPGSPPQATSPRPKPRPRPEGEVLPTLDMALFDWTDYEDLRSEMWSSGGKKGKWRRRPGGNETEGEPCDHHLDCLPGCCCDLREHLCKPHNRGLNNKCYGDCMCTEGLRCFAKFHRNRRVTRRRGRCLEPGSADPDRGSFMAT, via the exons ATGGCCGCCAGCCTCATCTCCATCTCTGCCGTTGTGGTCCTTTGCCTCCTGACCTTTGACCCCGCCAATTCCTCGAACCCCAAGACGGTGGCCATTTCCAGCCTTCCAGAAGTCAGCAACACTTTCCCGGACCGGGAGGATTGGACCCCGGAGATGCGAGGCGCAAGGCAGTGGCACCACCGCCAGCACCAAGAGGACCCTCCGCGTGGGAACAGTCGGCCCGCCGGGCTACGGCAGAAGGAGGCCTTCCTCGGCTTCGGAGGAGAGAACCACGCGCCGGGAGCCGAGAGAGCGGGGAAAGCCCACCGGGAGCAGCGGAGGCACGGGCGCAGGGACAGGATGGGGCACCACCGAG GGACTCCTAGCGCTCTCTTCCGGAGGCCGGCAGAGGTGGACGATGAGCGGCTGCAGGCGCTTCCCCTGGAAGGGTCGTCTGGAGGTTCAGCCCCACCGTCAGTGCCCGGATCTCCCCCGCAGGCCACTTCACCCCGCCCCAAGCCCCGGCCGCGCCCGGAAGGAGAGGTCCTGCCCACCCTGGACATGGCCCTCTTCGACTGGACCGACTACGAGGACCTCCGGAGCGAGATGTGGTCATCTGGCGGGAAGAAAG GTAAATGGCGCAGGAGACCGGGCGGCAACGAGACCGAAGGTGAGCCCTGTGACCATCACCTGGACTGCCTTCCAG GCTGTTGCTGCGATTTGCGTGAACATCTCTGCAAACCTCACAATCGGGGGCTAAACAACAAGTGTTATGGTGACTGTATGTGTACAGAAG gcTTGCGCTGCTTTGCCAAATTCCACCGCAACCGGCGAGTGACGCGTCGCAGGGGCCGCTGCCTGGAACCGGGCTCGGCCGACCCCGACCGGGGCTCCTTCATGGCCACCTAG